CACTGACGTGAACAGGTCGACGACATCTCGGAAACGACCTGCCGCCGGGATATACTCGCGAACCTCGTAAATCACCTTGTTGACCTCCTCTGCGGTCTTCGCCTTCTGAGCCCTCACGGCAATCGACGGGTGGACGTCCACGGCTGGTATCGCTCAGGCGCACTTGGAGACGCGAAGGGTGCTAGTCCGCGAACGCGGGAAAGACCTCTTCAGCCATCATCTTCATGTTCTTGACGATCGCGTCGGTGGGCTGACCGACCGCGATGAGGCACGCCAAGTGGTCCACTCCAAGCTTCTCGTAGGACTTGAACCGCTCGATCATGCGATCCGGCGTGGTCAACACCGGGTCGGCGTACTTATCCAGCAGGTTGTCCCTGGAGAAGGAATGCTGCTCAGGTGTCATATTCCCGCGGTGCACATAGTCTCGGCTCTCGCCGACATTGCGGGTGGCGAGCCGCTCTTCCTTGGTGTCGACCGTGCCGGGACCCTTGACCAGGGCCATGTAGTAGTTGTATTCGTTCACGACGTCGTCGAAGTACTCCAACGCCTCTTCCTCGGTACGACCGACCCAGGTGTGGCGGAGCACCATGACCTCACCGCGAGGATTCCCGGTCTTTTCGATCTCGTCGTTGTAGCTCCCGATGAGCTCCTCAAGGTCGCCGTAGGGCTCGAAGTTGCCGTAGTTCGGCGCCGTGATCAGATTCAGGCCCTGCTGAGCGACCCGGCGAACACCTTCGTTGCTCTGCGATGCGACCCAGATGTCAGGATGCGGCTTCGTCGCCGGCTTCGGGACCAGGGTCGTCGGCGGGAATGAATAGAACTGGCCGTCATGGGACACGTCGTCTTCAGCGAAGAGCCGACGGACGATCTCCAGCCCTTCTTCGTACATTGCCCGCTGGTTCTCCGGCTTCACCCCGAGCCGATCGAGTTGGAACCTGCTCCCGCCGCGTGCCACGCCGATCCCGATCCGACCTGGCGCGAGATGATCCAGCAGGCTCATCTCGGAAGCGACCAGGAGCGGGTTGTAAGCCGGCAGGACGACCACCCCCGGGACGATCCGCAGCCGCTTGGTCCGCTGAGCCACGACCGTCGCGAACATCATCGCCGAGGGATTGGCTACGTAGTTCTGGAACTGGTTCTCGTTGATCGTGATCCCCTCGAAGCCGAACTCCTCAGCGGCATCGACGATCCTGAGCATGCTGTCCAAAACCTCGGACCAGGGCCGGGTCGTGTCCGGATAAAAGAACGGCGCCGTAACCCAGAACTTCATTGCCATCGTGTTTTCCTCAACTCTTGTTCGCTGACTTCCAAGGGGACCGCAGGACCAACCCCCGAGGCTCTCGGCGCGGCAGTCCACGGCATCGGGAAAGACCACGATGCCGTGGACTGCTTCATGAATGCCTCGCGGGTGAGTGATTCAGCTGACGGCCGCGCCGTCGGGTGCCGGTGCGGATCCGGTGACCATCGGCGCGAGGTAATCGCCGTACCATTCCTGCGGCACTGGTGCCTCACTGGCAGCGATCAGCTCAGAGAAGTCCCACTTCTTCAGCAGCTTTCCGTTGCGGAAGACGGGCTTGAGCAGGTTCTGCTCAGGGCTGACCGAGTCGCGCGGCACGGTCTTGTACTCACCGTCCTCCAGAACGAGGGCGAGCCGCCCGGCCTTGGACCTCTTGAAGCTGGCTCCGGTGGGCTGCTTGGAGATATCGCGCCACTCACCGTTGACGCACACGGCGTTTGCCTTCTGCGCGAAGTTGTTGGTGTCGCGGTTGACGTGCTGGAGGAGGCCGCCGCCCATGCCGAAGACGGCGTTGTCTGCCGCCAGGCCGCGGCGCTCCATCTCGATGAGGACCGCCCTGAGGCTCTCGCCGGTCACGCCGTCGCCCTGCACCACTCGGATGAACGGAGGGAGGATCTTGAAGCCCTTGCTGTTGACTTCGTAGCCGAAGGCGTCCATGAGCCACTCGGTGGTGTCGGAGGTGACCTGGACGACGTCGCCGGAGTCGGGGCGCGCGCCCACCAGGCCGGGGAAGTTCTGGATCAATTCCTTCAGCTCGCCGCCGAGGATCTTCTTGACGCAGTGCTCGTGGTCGTAGGTGTCGGTCAAGACCAGCGCGAAGCCGTTGTCGCGGTAGGTCTCGAGCATGTTCCGGATGGCGTCGACCTCGAAGTCTCGCCCCCAGGCGGTGAAGCCGGCGTGCTCGGAGTTGGGGCCGGAGTTCGATGGAGCCACGGCGTTGTACCAGCGCTTGGCGGCGAGGATGCCCGGGGTGGTGTCGCTCTGGCTGAAGTTCACCAAGTGCGCCATGCCACCCAGCGCGGCGGACTGCTGCGAGCTGACGCCCCGTGCGCCGTAGTCGTGAAGCATGTGCCGGAGCGCTCCCTCGTTGTCGGAAGTACGTTCCAGGGCGGTGCGGATCACCTGCTTGCACAGCCAGCTCAGGGTGCCGATCGTGGTCGGGTACCACACCGCCCTCAGCAGGGCGGTCTCGAAGAAGCTGGTCACCCAGTGATACTTCGGGTCAGTGTTGATGAGCTGCACGAGCACGTTGTTGCTGGGCAGCACGGTGCCCTCGGGGATCGCCTCGATCTCGACGGGCAGATAGCCGCCGTGGTCGTTGATGATGCCCATCCAGTTGTCGCGGTTGAAGTGCATCCCCTGCTCGCGCATGAGGTACTCGGCCTCATCGACATCCTCAAGCGTCACGGGGCGCATCAGGTAATCCCGGATGAAGGCTTGGAGGCCGACGAACATCGTGACGGGGAACTCGCCGCCGCGGGACTCGATGTACGACGAGATGTACTCGGTGCCCGGCGGGTACAGCGAGTAGTGGCAATGCTTGTAGTTGTCGGTGTTGACGATGATGTTGTCGAACTGCTCGCCCAGGGACATCTTTGTCCTTCCTCTCGGTCGCCCCGCGACTGGAGTAGTCACCAGCAGTCGCCGGCAGGCCATTAACGATTCTACACACGTGCCGAAGCATGCGGTCTGCGACCACGACTTTCGCTGCTCAATATCGTTGACCCAGCGAGTAGAAACCTTTCTAGCGACCGGACTGTATCAGCGGCAGATCGGCTCTGTAAACGGTGAGTTTCGATCGGCCGGAGGGAACCAGGCCAGGGAGGACCCGAGCGGCCCGGCCAGGGGTACCTGACGGCGGTCGAGCTCTCGATCGAACTCGAAGATGTCGTGACCGTGGAGGTCGGAGATTCCGGTGCCACCACCCCCTACCGCGGATCACTGCTCGGCCGTCACTGGCCGCGCCCCCTCGTGTCCGGCGGGCTTGCGGCTCCAGGCCGCCTCAGCGGCCAGCGCCCGAACCGGGGCGCGGAGCGGCGATGCGCAGCGGCCGACAGACCCGCGCCACCCGCGACATCGGGGACGCTGCGCCACTCGCGGCCAGCCTAGTCCAGCAGTAGTTCTGGAAACCGTTCTATCTCTGAGCTGGAATCAGCTATGGTTACCCTTCGCGACGTGAACGAAGTGCCGCATGAGGACACGTGGGGGTGACTTGACCCGAAACTCGGGAGCCATGCCGACGCGCAGGCCCACGATGAAGGAGGTTGCTGAGCGGGCAGGAGTCGCTATCAGCACGGTAAGTTACGTGCTCAACGACAGCGGGCCCGTCGCGGCCGACCGGCGTGCGCGGGTGCTGGAGGCTGTCCGCGCGCTGGGCTATTTGCCCAACGAGTCTGCTCGCAACCTCAAGAGACACAGCGTGGCCACCGTCGGCCTCGTCGTCCCCGACCTGGTGAACCAGTACTTCGCGCTGATCGCCGAGGGAGTGGAACAAGCCGCGTCCGAGAAGGACGTCTTGGTGGTGTTCTGCACACCGGAAGCGACCGGTGGCAGCGAGTCCTGGAACAGCAGACTGCTGCGCAGTCAGCGCCTCGACGGGCTCATCTACCTCTCCGGGTCAGAGACGCGAATGGAGGCTCTGGTCGAGCTGACCCAGGTCGGCCCTGTCGTCCTCGTCGACGAAAAGCTCCCCGGATTCAACCTGCCGTCCGTGGTCTCGCAGAACCGTCGGGGCGCGAGGGAGATCGCCACCCATCTCACCTCGCTCGGGCACGAGCGCCTGGCCATCCTTGGCGGTCCGCTCGAGCTCTGGACGGCCGAACAGCGCCTCTCGGGCTACCGAGAGGCCATCGCCGCCGCCGGATTGGATCCCGATGGCATCCCCGTGCTCGTAGGTGACTACA
This sequence is a window from Amycolatopsis benzoatilytica AK 16/65. Protein-coding genes within it:
- a CDS encoding nicotinate phosphoribosyltransferase, with translation MSLGEQFDNIIVNTDNYKHCHYSLYPPGTEYISSYIESRGGEFPVTMFVGLQAFIRDYLMRPVTLEDVDEAEYLMREQGMHFNRDNWMGIINDHGGYLPVEIEAIPEGTVLPSNNVLVQLINTDPKYHWVTSFFETALLRAVWYPTTIGTLSWLCKQVIRTALERTSDNEGALRHMLHDYGARGVSSQQSAALGGMAHLVNFSQSDTTPGILAAKRWYNAVAPSNSGPNSEHAGFTAWGRDFEVDAIRNMLETYRDNGFALVLTDTYDHEHCVKKILGGELKELIQNFPGLVGARPDSGDVVQVTSDTTEWLMDAFGYEVNSKGFKILPPFIRVVQGDGVTGESLRAVLIEMERRGLAADNAVFGMGGGLLQHVNRDTNNFAQKANAVCVNGEWRDISKQPTGASFKRSKAGRLALVLEDGEYKTVPRDSVSPEQNLLKPVFRNGKLLKKWDFSELIAASEAPVPQEWYGDYLAPMVTGSAPAPDGAAVS
- a CDS encoding LLM class flavin-dependent oxidoreductase, which produces MAMKFWVTAPFFYPDTTRPWSEVLDSMLRIVDAAEEFGFEGITINENQFQNYVANPSAMMFATVVAQRTKRLRIVPGVVVLPAYNPLLVASEMSLLDHLAPGRIGIGVARGGSRFQLDRLGVKPENQRAMYEEGLEIVRRLFAEDDVSHDGQFYSFPPTTLVPKPATKPHPDIWVASQSNEGVRRVAQQGLNLITAPNYGNFEPYGDLEELIGSYNDEIEKTGNPRGEVMVLRHTWVGRTEEEALEYFDDVVNEYNYYMALVKGPGTVDTKEERLATRNVGESRDYVHRGNMTPEQHSFSRDNLLDKYADPVLTTPDRMIERFKSYEKLGVDHLACLIAVGQPTDAIVKNMKMMAEEVFPAFAD
- a CDS encoding LacI family DNA-binding transcriptional regulator, with protein sequence MKEVAERAGVAISTVSYVLNDSGPVAADRRARVLEAVRALGYLPNESARNLKRHSVATVGLVVPDLVNQYFALIAEGVEQAASEKDVLVVFCTPEATGGSESWNSRLLRSQRLDGLIYLSGSETRMEALVELTQVGPVVLVDEKLPGFNLPSVVSQNRRGAREIATHLTSLGHERLAILGGPLELWTAEQRLSGYREAIAAAGLDPDGIPVLVGDYKMSSGEQLAAEILSRPADDRPTALLCANDLMAIGALTYCRRAGLRVPEDVSVVGFDDLPFASLLTPALTTVRQPAREMGIQAVKLLLGMVDGTDPTPPPPSPVTLKIRESTGPVSVH